Proteins found in one Candidatus Gorgyraea atricola genomic segment:
- a CDS encoding phosphoenolpyruvate carboxykinase (GTP): MDMKLLQKKCGDKNYKKLEALTNPKVMDFVAKYAGLCNPDSVFVRTDSKEDADYIRKKAMENKEEQSLAIKGHTIHFDGYHDQARDKANTKYLLRPDEVLGSDIKSVDREEGLKEIHGFFKDAMKGKEMYVCFYCLGPTDSEFSIPAMQITDSSYVAHSEGMLYRSDYEQVKKLKGKGYFFRAVHTAGELDGAVSKNVDKRRVYIDLEEEMVLSTNTQYAGNTVGLKKLSMRLAIKRASEEGWLTEHMFIMGVYGPDKKRVTYFTGSFPSACGKTATAMLEGEKIVGDDIAYLRNINGKIRTVNVERGIFGIIQDVSEENDPAIFEALTTSGEVIFSNVLVDEENNPHWLGDGRETPTKGVNFSGKWTPGKKGPEGKEIPYAHKNARYTIQLKDLKNCDGNLENPDGVEIGGIIYGGRDSDTSVPVAQSFDWAHGILAQGAAIESETTAATLGQEGVRKFNLMANLDFLSIPIGRYIQNNLDIVQGVKKPPFVFHVNYFLRGKDGKFLNGIKDKHVWLKWMELRVNDNVGAIKTPIGYIPRYEDLKALFKKVRGKDYTKEEYDEQFKIRIPECLAKIERIKNIYHTKVFDTPHILIKTLDDQKKRLEDCRKKHGDYPVPDSFGG, translated from the coding sequence ATGGATATGAAACTGCTTCAGAAAAAATGCGGAGATAAGAATTATAAAAAGCTGGAAGCGCTGACTAATCCTAAGGTTATGGATTTTGTTGCCAAATACGCGGGGCTCTGTAATCCGGATTCAGTTTTTGTACGTACTGATTCCAAAGAGGATGCAGATTATATAAGAAAAAAGGCCATGGAGAATAAAGAAGAACAGTCTCTTGCCATAAAAGGCCATACCATACATTTTGATGGATATCATGACCAGGCAAGGGATAAAGCAAACACAAAGTATCTTCTGAGGCCTGACGAAGTGCTTGGTTCAGACATAAAGTCAGTTGACAGGGAAGAAGGGCTGAAAGAGATACACGGCTTTTTTAAGGATGCAATGAAGGGTAAGGAGATGTACGTGTGTTTTTATTGTCTTGGCCCTACTGATTCTGAGTTTTCAATTCCGGCAATGCAGATAACAGATTCAAGCTATGTTGCGCATTCAGAAGGCATGCTTTACCGCAGCGACTATGAACAGGTTAAAAAGCTTAAGGGTAAGGGATATTTTTTTAGGGCGGTGCATACTGCTGGTGAATTGGATGGAGCTGTCAGTAAAAATGTTGACAAGCGCCGTGTTTACATAGACCTTGAAGAAGAAATGGTTTTGAGTACGAATACGCAATATGCCGGGAACACTGTTGGACTTAAAAAGCTATCAATGCGGCTTGCTATTAAGCGTGCTTCAGAAGAGGGCTGGCTTACAGAGCATATGTTTATTATGGGAGTATATGGCCCTGATAAAAAACGCGTCACTTATTTCACCGGTTCTTTTCCGTCTGCATGCGGCAAGACTGCCACTGCTATGCTTGAGGGAGAGAAGATCGTAGGCGATGATATTGCTTATTTACGCAATATTAACGGAAAGATTCGCACAGTTAATGTGGAAAGAGGCATCTTTGGCATCATACAGGATGTGAGCGAGGAAAACGATCCTGCTATATTTGAGGCATTGACTACTTCGGGAGAAGTCATCTTTTCCAATGTACTGGTAGATGAAGAGAATAATCCGCATTGGCTGGGTGACGGAAGAGAGACTCCGACAAAGGGTGTTAATTTCTCAGGAAAATGGACGCCTGGGAAAAAAGGGCCTGAAGGAAAAGAGATTCCGTATGCGCATAAAAATGCGCGCTATACTATACAGTTAAAAGACCTGAAGAATTGCGACGGTAATCTGGAAAACCCTGACGGCGTGGAGATCGGAGGGATAATCTATGGAGGCCGCGATTCAGATACAAGCGTTCCTGTTGCTCAATCATTTGACTGGGCGCATGGCATACTTGCGCAGGGCGCTGCGATTGAGTCGGAGACCACTGCGGCTACGCTTGGCCAGGAAGGCGTGCGAAAATTTAACCTCATGGCAAACCTGGATTTTCTTTCAATACCAATAGGTAGATACATACAGAATAATCTGGATATAGTGCAGGGTGTAAAAAAGCCACCTTTTGTATTCCATGTAAATTATTTTTTGCGCGGGAAAGACGGAAAATTCTTGAACGGGATTAAGGACAAGCATGTATGGCTTAAATGGATGGAGCTGCGCGTGAATGATAATGTAGGCGCAATAAAGACGCCCATAGGATACATCCCCAGATATGAAGATCTCAAGGCCTTGTTCAAAAAAGTGCGCGGTAAGGATTATACAAAAGAGGAATATGATGAGCAATTTAAGATCCGTATCCCAGAATGCCTGGCCAAGATAGAGAGGATAAAGAATATTTACCATACAAAGGTCTTTGATACACCGCATATCCTGATAAAGACACTGGATGACCAGAAGAAGAGGCTCGAGGATTGTAGGAAAAAACACGGCGACTATCCTGTGCCGGATTCTTTCGGAGGTTAA